The sequence below is a genomic window from Nitrosomonas sp..
TTTTGCGTGCCGAAGCCGATCGTACTTTGTTGGGGCGCGATGGCCTGGACGAAGAGGAAGATTTGTTTGCGCCCGTTATTAGCAGCGCCAAACGCCGAACCGTGTGGCTTGGCATTAATCTGATAACAGCATTTCTGGCAGCCTGGGTTATTGGCATGTATACCGATACGCTCGATAAAATTGTTGCACTGGCTGTTTTGATGCCGATAGTGGCAAGCATGGGTGGAATTGCCGGCAGCCAGACATTGACATTAACCATCAGAGGGCTTGCGCTCGATCAGATTACCAGTGGTAACCGTTTCTGGCTGGCGCGCAAGGAAGTCCTGATCGGCATTCTGAACGGTGTGTTATGGGCAGTTGTGATTGCGTTGTTGTCCTGGCTTTGGTTTAAGGATATCGGCATCAGTATGGTCATTGCGGCTGCCATTGTTATTAATCTGGTGGCAGCGGCAGCATCGGGCATTGCCATTCCATTGATACTGCAACGAATAAACATAGATCCTGCACTTTCCGGTGCGGTTATCCTAACCACCGTTACGGATGTGGTCGGCTTTATGAGTTTCCTGGGGCTGGCCACCTATTATCTGCTGTGACGCACAAGAAAACCGTGAAGTGTGCGGAAACAGGTGTTCACAGGACGCTCTCCAGTATTGCGGCATTCTGAGAAGAAAAAAATTTTTTTAATCAAACATTGAAAATGAGTAAAATTGCCAGTTTTTGAGGTGCACTGCGTGACTGGAAATCGGCACACAAACGTTTGGAATTAAGAAAACGTTACCGGGCGCACAACTTTTTTTTCCGTACACGGCATACAAATTTTTTCTTCCCGAACAGAGGGTTATCATGCACGAAGAAACACAGATGCACGGCCTGAAAGCCAAAGGACTCAAAAAAGGATCCGTATCCAACTGGGCTGCGGTCACAATAGGTCTGGCAGCCACCGCGCCGGCATATTCATTGGCCGGTGCATTGGGTTACGGTGCTGCGGGAAGCGGTTATCAGTTGCCGATCGTATTTATTTTGTCTGTCATTCCAATGTTTTTCGTGGCATTGTCTTATAAACATCTGACGACTGCCGCGCCGGATGCGGGAACCATTTTCACCTGGGGAACAAAAGCGATAGGGCCGCGTATCGGCTGGTTTGGCGGGTGGGCGCTGTTACTGGGCAGCGTACTGGCCGGTGTTGCCGCGACTCAGATCACGGTCATCTCCGTTGCGGTTATCTTTGGCATGGATGAAACGCCGCCCTGGTTTCATATCGTCGTTGCGGTGCTGTTCATTTTCAGCACAACCTATCTTACCGCGCTCGGGGCCAGGGAATCTTCGCGCACAACCATGATTCTGACAATTGCGCAGTACAGTATTCTTATTCTGCTGGCGGGTATACTTTATATGCGCGTTTTTCAGGGCGAAGCCGTCAGTACGGCGGAACCATTTTCATGGGAATGGTTTAATCCATTGGCAATTCCATCATTCGATGTTTTTCTCAAGGGTTTCATGATTGCGTTGTTTATATTCTGGGGATTTGATGCTTCGCTGGCCATGTCTGAAGAAACGGAAGGCGATTCCGAACAGGCCGGGCGCAGCGGAATTATTGCAATGAGTATAACAATTTTCACCTATGTGGTTTTTTCCATCGCTGCATTGGCTTACGCCGGTATTGACGTGAATCATGAATCCAGCCTGACACATTCCAGGAATATTGATTCGAGTATTACGACACTGGCGACAGAAATTATCGGGGCGCAAGGCGCAATGGTTGCGGCAGTGATTATTTGCGTCTCGGCTTTTTCGGCGACCATGTCCACGATCATGCCTTCAGCCCGCATCGCATTGGCAATGGCGACTTACAGAGCCCTTCCAAGTCCGTTTGCCCAGGTCAATTCAGTGACCAGAACGCCAAAATTCACCACCTGGACAATCGGCCTGATGACACTTGTCATATATACGACATTGAGCCTGTTGAGTGAATCGATCGTGGAAGACACAATTCTAAGCGTCAGTATTGCAGTTTGCACGTTTTATACTGTGGCGGCATTGTCCTGTGCGCTTTATTTTCATCGTACCGCCTTTAATCATTGGCGTACCGCGCTATCTCAGGTTGTTTTCCCAGCCTTCGCTGCAATTGTTCTGATTGCGGTCGCAATACTGCAGGCATGGAACATGATGGATCCGGACTACGGTTCCAGTGGATCCATCGCGGGTGTTGGTGCCGTTTTCATGATCGGTGTGGTTTCTTTGCTTTTCGGTGTCGTGTTAATGGCGCTGTGGAATCTGCGCGCGCCGAGCTTTTTCCGGGGCGAAACACTGCCGCTGGAAAGAGCGCATATGGTAATGGACACTCTGGATAAAATCCGGGCGAATAAAGCAGGCGAATAAAGCACACTGCTAAAAATCCAAATCTGCGAGCATTCGCATCGCCGTTTACTTGCCGGTTTTTCAGATCAATTAACTGTGATTTTATTCACAGCATTCTTCCTGTATTGCCTCTAAAGTAGCAGTCATTGGGTGTGGATATGGATGCAGGTTATTTTACCCGCCATATTTTCTAACACGTGCTGCGAAGTCAGGGATTTTGTTTGAAAGCTGATTGGGTAGTGGAATAAATCGAAATGATAGCTTCGAAGAGGATGCTGGTGATATGAATGTATCGGATGCTTATATTGGTGAAATTGGATATGCAGTCGGCAGTGAACATTGCCATGTATCCGATACCGTTGCAGAAGGTTTGACTTTCTCGGATGAGCAGCTGTTAACCGATTCGGGTTTTCTCTATCACTTTCGTGCGGGCGAAAATCAAACGGCATACGATCTGGCTCGGGACGCTGTCGATGACTTATGCACCAGTGAAGGCAAGGATATCAGCAAGGTTGATGGTGTGCTTTATGCAACTTGTCTGACATGTAACGGTAATTTGGGGGCATGGGATTCTTTTACAGAAACCAAAGATGTTAAGCATTTAATGGATTTTCCTGTAAGTCATCTGCAAGCGGATTTCAACATTGAGAATTCCTTCTTGATGGGGCTGAATCAAACGGCCTGTACCAGCCTGTTAGGGGCATTGCGTGTCGGCAAATCCTTGTTGACCGGCGGTCCTCATTTAAATGAATTGCTCTGTCTGACTTCTGATCGTTTTCCACCCGGTGCAGCCTATGAACAGACTTACAACCTGATCTCCGATGGTGCGGCAGCATGTGTTTTAAGCCGCAAGCCCGGACGTTTCAAGCTGCTTGATTGCCACCACCTGAGCAATGGCGCCATGGCTCAGGCCAATGACGATGAAACTGCAGGATTTTATTTTAACTATACCTATCGGGTTCTGAATGAAATTCTGACCCGTAACCGGCTTTCGCTGGATGCTGTCGACTGGATTGTGCCTCAAAACACAAACATAAAAGCCTGGGAAGTGCTGGCCAGTATTTTACGAATCGATTATGCAAAGGTGTTGACGCCCACACGGGATCAGATAGGCCACTGTATCAGTGGCGACAATCTGATTAATCTCAGGGTGGCGGATGATAAAAAGCAGTTCAAGCCAGGCGACAAAATTTTATTACCCATGGCCGGCTTTGGACTTAACTGGTCATGTGTGTTATTGGAAAAGGTATAACGTTATGGATCATGTTTTAACACTGACACGAAAACTGAGCACTGCATCTGTTAAGCGTTACAGTAATCCGTATGCCGAGTTTGAATGGCCGGATCATATTGATGAGAGCGAATGGTTGTTTTCTCCCGAGTTGTCGTCACTTGCTGGAACCGACGTTTTTGACAGCCTGAACGAGGTTCAGTTGAGAAAGCTCTGCTTCTGGGAGCTGATCAATTTTTTCAGCCTGAATATTCATGGCGAAAAAGCCCTGTTGCAAGGTTTGACAAAACGTTTATACAGCGACTGGCCGGCGGAAATATCCGATTACTTGCACCATTTTGTGGGTGAAGAAAACAAGCACATGACGCTGTTCGGTACTTTTTGTAATCGATATGCAAAAAAAGTGTATCCATCCAAAAATTACCAGATTCCCGGCAACTTCAGTCAAGGCGAAGAGGATTTTCTGTTCTTTGTCCGGGTGGTGATCTTCGAGGAATTGGTGGATTACTACAATTTATCCATGTCCAGGGACGAACGTTTGCATCCATTGTCACGGGCGATAAATGGTTATCACCATAATGACGAAAGCAGACATCTGGCTTTTGGCCGCAAAATCACAAAACACATCTTCGATACGTATAGCCCTCAATGGAGTGAAGAGACACTGGCGAATATTCGTCGTTATCTGGCTGATTACATCGTGGCGACCTGGAAAGAATATTACAACCCCTGGGTTTATAAAGATGCCCAGATTAATGATGCCTATGAAGTGTATCAAATGGCCTGGGATCATGAAGCGCAACGTGCATTGCGTAAAATGGTTTCCAGAAAATGTCTGGAATTTTTAACCCATAGTGGAATTTTGAAGGAAGAACCGCAGCTATGAACCATGAACATCCAATAAAAGATGAGCTTTGCCGATGGATCGCCGCGCATAGTGCTGTTTTTAGTGAAGATGCGGTGCCAAGCAACATGGCCATTATTGAAAAACGCATTATTACTTCGGTGCAATTGATGGACCTGATTCTGTACCTGGAACATTTAAAAGGGGAGCCGATCAATCCAGCGCAGATCAAGCCCGGGGCTTTTGCAAGCGTTGATTCCATCTACCAGCATTTCTTTTGCGAGGCGGTGTCCCGTGCTTAAACCCGATGAGGCCAGCTGGTCTAACACTGTTAACGAGGAACAATCGCGACTGTATCGTGAAGTTCCACATCACGTTTTCGGCCAGATTGCCTTAAATGCAGGGTTGTTACGGGCTTATCAGCAACTGGATACCGCATTCCTGAAACTTGCCGCGGACTTGAAAGCGCAGGAATATCAATTTTCCAGTTTTATAAAGGCGGAATATCTCAGGAAACTGGATTATCTTCATTCGTTTCCACAACATGCGACTTTTCCGCAAGTATTGTGCTGTGATGACCATAATTACCACCAGTTTCGTAAAGGCGAGATCGTCAGCAGCAATGACAGAATAAATGTCACCGAAATGGATTTGCCCGAAGCCATTTTAACCCCGGCAGCGTGCTATCACTTTTATATCCATTTTCAGAACAGCGCATTCACCCGGTCACAGGTGTTCACCACAAAAAATACCTGTTATCGAAATGAAACCGAATATACGCCATTGGAGCGCCAGTGGAGTTTCAGCATGCGGGAGATTGTCTGCATCGGTCACGAGGTTCATGTGAAAAAATTTGTCGATGACATGACAACGCGGTTGTCCGCACTGTTTCACAAATTGCCTTTTGACCTGGAATGGAAAGTGGCAACCGATCCGTTTTTTAATCCAAGTAATAACCCCAAGCATTTAATGCAGAAATTACAGCCCAGCAAATATGAAATAGTGTTCGATAACCGGCTGGCAATCGGTTCAAGCAATTTTCATCGCAGTTATTTTGGCGAAACATTCAATATTACGATCGATAACGGTTACGTATATTCCGCCTGCATTGCATTTGGTATAGAGCGCTGGTTGGCCGCGTTTATGTCGCATTTTGGGCCGAACTGCGACAACTGGCCTATGCATTTAATGGAGCATATCTGATGTCCGAATTTATTCTGATTACCGGAGCAGATGGTTATTTTGGCAACCTGCTGGTTAGAAACTATTTAGACCGGACGGACAAGAAATTAAAGCTCTGGGTGCGCGCCAGCGGCAACGAGGAATATGAATCAAAATTAGCGCGGCTCGAAAAGGCTTATGGAGCAAACCTTGAACGCATTCAGTTTTATCATGGCGACCTGTCCGAGAATCGGCCATTCCGGGAAGTGGGCCGCGAAAGCATCACTGGCATCGTTCATACGGCGGCGATCACCCGATTCAATGTGGAAGAAGACCTGGCGAACCGGGTAAATCGCGACGGCGTAAGAAAAGTAGCGGAGTTTGCACGGCAGTGCCCCGATCTCCAGCAATTCGGCTTCGTGAGCACAGTTTACAGTTCCGGGTTAACGAAAGGCATCGTGCCTGAAACATCCGTAAAACCGGAAGGCCGGTTCGCCAACCATTATGAACGCAGCAAATGGGAAGCGGAGCATATCATTCAAACAGAGTTTGCCGATTTGCCATGGAATATTTATCGTGCGGCGACGATCATCGCCGACAACGAAAGCGGCGAGGTGGTTCAATTTAACGTTTTCCATAACACCATGCGCCTGTTTTTTCACGGGTTGATTTCCTTGATGCCGGGTGAGCGCGATATTCCCATTTATCTGACCACCGGGAAATCCACGGCAAGCGCCATATTCCATTTGATGGAAGAGAAATTCACGTCGCATGAAATTTATAACATTTGCTATGACCGGCAAAATGCGCTGACTCTGGGCGAGCTGGTTGACAGGGTTTTTAGCAACTTTCAGAGCAGCGCGGAATTCCGGAAAAAGCGCATCATGCAACCGCTGTTTACAGACCTTGAAGCGTTTGAGTCTTTGGCCTCGGTACTGACGGGTGTCAGTGGCATGGTGGTCAAACAGGCGCTGGACAGCATCCGGCCTTTTTCGAAACAACTGTATATCGAAAAAAATATCAGCAACGGGAATTTGCTTAAACACTATCCGGAATATCCTTCGCCCGATATGGCGGTTTTGCTGGATAAGGTCATTCAATTTTTAATGCGCGAGAAATGGGGAATCAATACCGGATTGCAAACGCAGGGCGGCTTGAGCGCACGCGTTTGATATTTTCAAAGGCGCTGAATGCCGGTATTGACCTTGTGATCGAGGAGCAAATAAGTCCTGCGGCGAGTAAAAAACTAAGCCGCCGGGTGCTGGGAACGTTGATCAATCGGTGTCCTGGTCTGAAACAGGAAGATGCAACCCGGATCGTTATGCCGCATGCCCGCTACTCGCTGACGCATTGTTTGAATACCGTGGCTGCTGTGGCCAATCCATTCAAGCATGCGCTGGGTATCGGTATCGACTTGGAATATGGAAGATCTATGGATCCGCGAGCGGCCAGGTTTTTTCTGACG
It includes:
- a CDS encoding APC family permease yields the protein MHEETQMHGLKAKGLKKGSVSNWAAVTIGLAATAPAYSLAGALGYGAAGSGYQLPIVFILSVIPMFFVALSYKHLTTAAPDAGTIFTWGTKAIGPRIGWFGGWALLLGSVLAGVAATQITVISVAVIFGMDETPPWFHIVVAVLFIFSTTYLTALGARESSRTTMILTIAQYSILILLAGILYMRVFQGEAVSTAEPFSWEWFNPLAIPSFDVFLKGFMIALFIFWGFDASLAMSEETEGDSEQAGRSGIIAMSITIFTYVVFSIAALAYAGIDVNHESSLTHSRNIDSSITTLATEIIGAQGAMVAAVIICVSAFSATMSTIMPSARIALAMATYRALPSPFAQVNSVTRTPKFTTWTIGLMTLVIYTTLSLLSESIVEDTILSVSIAVCTFYTVAALSCALYFHRTAFNHWRTALSQVVFPAFAAIVLIAVAILQAWNMMDPDYGSSGSIAGVGAVFMIGVVSLLFGVVLMALWNLRAPSFFRGETLPLERAHMVMDTLDKIRANKAGE
- a CDS encoding SDR family oxidoreductase; translation: MSEFILITGADGYFGNLLVRNYLDRTDKKLKLWVRASGNEEYESKLARLEKAYGANLERIQFYHGDLSENRPFREVGRESITGIVHTAAITRFNVEEDLANRVNRDGVRKVAEFARQCPDLQQFGFVSTVYSSGLTKGIVPETSVKPEGRFANHYERSKWEAEHIIQTEFADLPWNIYRAATIIADNESGEVVQFNVFHNTMRLFFHGLISLMPGERDIPIYLTTGKSTASAIFHLMEEKFTSHEIYNICYDRQNALTLGELVDRVFSNFQSSAEFRKKRIMQPLFTDLEAFESLASVLTGVSGMVVKQALDSIRPFSKQLYIEKNISNGNLLKHYPEYPSPDMAVLLDKVIQFLMREKWGINTGLQTQGGLSARV
- a CDS encoding 4'-phosphopantetheinyl transferase superfamily protein; translated protein: MGNQYRIANAGRLERTRLIFSKALNAGIDLVIEEQISPAASKKLSRRVLGTLINRCPGLKQEDATRIVMPHARYSLTHCLNTVAAVANPFKHALGIGIDLEYGRSMDPRAARFFLTHKEQRIVDTLDTVQRQLLRLWTVKEAIYKADLNNHCNFWFFDYETQNPGALTGIATKVNCPGKKKFRYASMPYQDGFLTIAIAI
- a CDS encoding diiron oxygenase, giving the protein MDHVLTLTRKLSTASVKRYSNPYAEFEWPDHIDESEWLFSPELSSLAGTDVFDSLNEVQLRKLCFWELINFFSLNIHGEKALLQGLTKRLYSDWPAEISDYLHHFVGEENKHMTLFGTFCNRYAKKVYPSKNYQIPGNFSQGEEDFLFFVRVVIFEELVDYYNLSMSRDERLHPLSRAINGYHHNDESRHLAFGRKITKHIFDTYSPQWSEETLANIRRYLADYIVATWKEYYNPWVYKDAQINDAYEVYQMAWDHEAQRALRKMVSRKCLEFLTHSGILKEEPQL